One Syntrophaceae bacterium DNA window includes the following coding sequences:
- the dnaX gene encoding DNA polymerase III subunit gamma/tau, producing the protein MDYLVLARKWRPQRFEDVVGQEPVVRTLRNAIRHQRLAHALVFGGPRGVGKTTVARILAKAVNCEHGPTETPCNECVHCREIRDGVSLDVREIDGASNRGIDEVRELRENVKFAPVSCRYKIYIIDEVHMLTREAFNALLKTLEEPPEHTLFIFATTETSKIPATILSRCQCHDFHRAPISRIAENLRAIAEAEGVCLSDQALRWIAESADGSIRDGQSIFDQVIAYAGLSIEDSQVEELLGFTERKFLPQLSDAVFRRDAGACLRMLHDGYYAGMDMAKFFGALLDHFRSLLLVKVLGAETEVLELSPEEKSRLAEQVQDVGREELQRYADMLLAEEENVRKSGNPRLTLETILIRMAYLEPLLPIGQVLERLERMESRLSGGPGGGGGGNRPSGAREETAAGRMERKPPAMESAGRAAASETGTGAGTPNGSYSATMPADGDPSKLWEGLKQYIKNQSYPLWSKIQSGQVRAVEDQRIVIGFPTDYVFLEDLHLQKSRLQELAGTYFGGQMTVQLESVALETSANNGSRERAESEERNQKRQEALHSPMLQKVLDLFEGAEVREIISR; encoded by the coding sequence GTGGATTACCTCGTCCTGGCCAGGAAATGGCGACCCCAGCGTTTTGAAGATGTAGTCGGACAGGAGCCGGTCGTCAGGACGCTCCGGAACGCCATCCGACACCAGCGGCTGGCCCACGCGCTCGTGTTCGGCGGTCCCCGGGGTGTCGGCAAGACAACCGTCGCCCGCATCCTGGCGAAAGCGGTAAACTGCGAGCACGGACCCACGGAGACGCCCTGCAATGAATGTGTTCATTGCAGAGAGATCCGGGACGGCGTGTCGCTGGATGTGCGGGAGATTGACGGAGCCTCCAACCGCGGCATCGATGAAGTCCGGGAGCTGCGGGAGAACGTCAAGTTCGCTCCTGTGTCCTGCCGGTACAAGATCTACATCATCGATGAAGTGCACATGCTTACCCGGGAGGCATTCAACGCCCTCCTGAAGACCCTGGAAGAACCTCCCGAGCATACCCTGTTCATTTTCGCCACCACCGAGACGTCCAAAATCCCTGCCACGATCCTCTCCCGATGCCAGTGCCACGATTTCCACCGTGCGCCGATCAGTCGGATCGCCGAAAACTTGAGAGCCATCGCCGAGGCGGAGGGTGTGTGCCTGAGCGATCAGGCCCTCCGGTGGATCGCCGAGTCGGCCGACGGCAGCATCCGGGACGGCCAGAGCATTTTCGACCAAGTGATCGCCTATGCCGGGTTGTCCATCGAGGACAGCCAGGTGGAAGAGCTGCTGGGATTCACGGAACGGAAATTCCTGCCCCAGCTCTCCGATGCCGTTTTCCGCCGGGACGCGGGAGCATGCCTCCGGATGCTTCATGACGGCTACTATGCGGGAATGGACATGGCCAAGTTCTTCGGCGCCCTCCTGGATCATTTTCGCAGTCTGCTTCTTGTAAAGGTCCTGGGTGCGGAGACGGAGGTTCTGGAGTTGAGCCCGGAGGAAAAATCCCGGCTGGCCGAGCAGGTGCAGGATGTCGGCCGGGAGGAACTCCAGCGCTATGCAGATATGCTGCTGGCCGAAGAGGAGAATGTCCGGAAGAGCGGCAATCCACGCCTGACACTGGAAACGATCCTGATAAGGATGGCCTATCTGGAGCCGCTGCTTCCCATCGGGCAGGTTCTGGAGAGGTTGGAACGAATGGAATCGCGCCTGTCCGGCGGCCCGGGTGGGGGCGGAGGGGGGAATCGCCCGTCCGGGGCGCGGGAGGAAACAGCGGCGGGAAGGATGGAGCGGAAGCCTCCCGCGATGGAGTCCGCCGGACGCGCGGCAGCGAGCGAAACGGGCACGGGGGCCGGGACGCCGAACGGATCGTATTCCGCAACCATGCCGGCGGACGGGGATCCCTCGAAGCTCTGGGAAGGATTGAAGCAGTATATCAAGAACCAGAGCTATCCGCTCTGGTCGAAGATCCAGTCCGGTCAAGTCAGGGCTGTTGAAGACCAGCGCATCGTGATCGGTTTCCCGACGGATTACGTCTTTCTGGAAGACCTCCATCTCCAAAAGAGCCGCCTTCAGGAACTGGCGGGCACCTATTTCGGCGGGCAGATGACGGTCCAGCTGGAATCGGTGGCCCTGGAGACGTCTGCAAACAACGGGAGCAGGGAGAGGGCGGAGAGCGAAGAGAGAAACCAGAAAAGGCAGGAAGCCCTTCATTCTCCGATGCTGCAAAAAGTGCTGGATCTGTTTGAAGGCGCAGAGGTGCGCGAAATCATATCGAGATAA
- a CDS encoding YbaB/EbfC family nucleoid-associated protein, with protein sequence MSQNFGNIVKQAKKIQEKMAKLQEELALRTVEASAGGGMVTVVVNGRNELLSIRIERDVVNPDDLEMLQDLILAAVNEGMRKSQEMMATEMSKITGGFNIPGMA encoded by the coding sequence ATGTCTCAAAATTTCGGCAACATCGTGAAGCAGGCGAAGAAGATTCAGGAAAAAATGGCCAAGCTCCAGGAGGAACTTGCCCTGAGAACCGTAGAGGCCAGCGCTGGCGGAGGCATGGTTACCGTGGTCGTCAATGGACGAAACGAGCTTCTGTCCATCCGAATCGAGCGGGATGTCGTCAATCCGGACGACCTGGAGATGCTTCAGGATCTGATCCTGGCCGCCGTCAACGAGGGGATGCGGAAATCCCAGGAGATGATGGCGACGGAGATGTCCAAGATCACGGGCGGCTTCAATATCCCCGGGATGGCGTAA
- a CDS encoding fumarate hydratase: MHPVREIPCREITEAVRRLFIAANTEAPPDLLKAIRDAREAETSAVACSILDQILENADVARRESLPLCQDTGLSIVFAEIGQDVHVVGGDFSQAVREGVRQAYRDAFLRKSVCDPLSRSNTGDNTPEVLHMVIVPGNRIRLVVMPKGGGSENMSGVSMLLPAAGWEGIRKHLLQKVAQGAANACAPVLVGVGIGGAMETAIVLARRALLRPIGEPNGSDERLRDLERTLLADINVLGIGPQGLGGRTTALAVHAEMAPCHIASLPVAYQLQCHAVRHMEAIL, from the coding sequence ATGCATCCGGTTCGCGAGATTCCCTGTCGAGAGATCACGGAAGCGGTCCGCCGCCTGTTCATCGCGGCCAACACGGAGGCACCCCCGGATCTCCTGAAGGCGATACGGGATGCCCGGGAAGCGGAAACCTCGGCCGTAGCCTGTTCCATCCTCGACCAGATTCTGGAAAATGCCGATGTGGCCCGCCGGGAGAGCCTACCGCTTTGCCAGGACACGGGACTTTCCATCGTCTTCGCGGAAATCGGCCAGGATGTACATGTCGTGGGGGGCGATTTTTCGCAGGCGGTCAGAGAAGGGGTCCGACAGGCCTACCGGGACGCCTTCCTGAGAAAATCCGTCTGCGATCCCCTCTCCAGATCGAACACCGGCGACAACACGCCGGAGGTTCTACACATGGTGATCGTCCCGGGGAATCGGATCCGGCTCGTTGTCATGCCGAAGGGGGGAGGAAGCGAAAACATGAGCGGCGTTTCCATGCTTCTCCCGGCGGCGGGTTGGGAGGGAATCAGGAAGCACTTGCTGCAGAAGGTGGCGCAGGGGGCGGCCAATGCCTGTGCCCCCGTTCTGGTCGGCGTCGGAATCGGAGGCGCAATGGAAACGGCGATTGTCCTTGCCCGCAGAGCCCTGCTGAGGCCCATCGGCGAACCGAACGGTTCGGATGAGCGCCTGCGCGACCTGGAACGTACCCTTCTGGCGGACATCAATGTGCTGGGAATCGGTCCTCAGGGGCTCGGCGGCAGAACCACCGCCCTGGCCGTTCACGCGGAAATGGCGCCCTGCCACATCGCATCCCTGCCCGTTGCCTATCAGCTTCAGTGTCATGCGGTGCGGCACATGGAGGCGATTCTGTGA
- the recR gene encoding recombination protein RecR: MNGYAPPIRRLIEELSRFPGVGEKTATRLATFIIRGSSEDAQRLADSIVDVKRKIHLCSICFHLSEGDVCPVCADASRDRSIVCVVEEPDALIAIEESQSYRGTYHVLHGALAPLDGIGPEQLRLQELFNRVVQGGVREVILATNPNVQGESTALLITKLLRQTEVTITRIAQGVPVGGELKYTDRMTLGKALEFRRGM; the protein is encoded by the coding sequence ATGAACGGTTACGCCCCTCCCATCCGTCGTCTGATCGAGGAACTGTCCCGCTTTCCGGGTGTCGGGGAGAAAACGGCCACTCGTCTGGCCACCTTTATCATCCGGGGCTCCAGTGAAGACGCCCAGCGTCTGGCTGACAGCATCGTCGACGTCAAACGGAAGATTCACCTGTGCTCCATATGTTTCCATCTTTCCGAAGGGGACGTCTGTCCCGTCTGCGCCGATGCGTCCCGTGACCGCAGCATTGTCTGCGTCGTCGAGGAGCCGGATGCCCTCATCGCCATCGAAGAAAGCCAGAGCTACCGGGGAACCTATCACGTCCTGCACGGGGCGCTGGCGCCTCTGGACGGCATCGGACCGGAACAGCTCCGTCTCCAGGAACTGTTCAACCGCGTCGTTCAGGGCGGAGTGCGGGAGGTTATCCTGGCTACCAACCCCAACGTCCAGGGGGAGTCGACGGCCCTCCTGATCACGAAACTGCTCCGCCAGACGGAAGTGACGATCACCCGGATCGCCCAGGGCGTTCCTGTCGGTGGAGAACTGAAGTACACGGACCGGATGACCTTGGGAAAAGCTTTGGAATTCCGAAGAGGTATGTAA